A single genomic interval of Croceibacter atlanticus HTCC2559 harbors:
- a CDS encoding T9SS type A sorting domain-containing protein: protein MKTILQKHNLILALIVCFGATISSFGQSNVYTINYGTTGGFNHNNANPPASGPQTFSGSNYVLGYDTTPVTDSSDNFFESDGTQIVCRDFGGAAYFYTDNIDVTGFIDVTIQGIAETVGSSVFNGTGEQFQWSYTLDNGAPVNGPALTADGSLNSPNTWQNIDVSSVSTLVIRFDFNINGGGDGFDFTQLMVTGTPSTPAADYVYVDDTTGWVPNDPSDAGNPSDASNSVLVQAGTATTAGDFSADTVTIDSGATLNAQGITVVTGITNSGSVTISGVLVAPSATIITGNDFTFKNTSMSTGVIGLTNAATFTGNVTVERFIPQSNRAYRLLASPLKNTGTINTNWQEAQPITDNGFGIHITGTGGASNGFDATSLNNPSMYIVNEQAAPAAYVAVTSTTMGDGSAEEDGVLKHGIGYLTLVRGNRSTDLTNNDATVSDVTLRTTGVVHTGDYVVTASNLNPDPDGSILVGNPYQAPVDMDAVLNNPGTTDIQTDAYHVYDPTLGDNGAFVTVTFGNVIANDINSLSFPLTDTDAMASNSSANRFLQPGQSAFVNTDTPLVGSPTPAMTFTEVNKVTDEVNTDIFFTSNTTSDKFISIALYDLEAFTNNETPRDGSLIRFNDNYNSSFDNLDASKAGNLDENLGTLSEGNLLSIDSRALPVEGDEISLSISNYKKTDYTLQFRISDFENTTAYLVDNYLGTQTMLTNSNETLVQFSVDSDEPQSLSDDRFEIIFTQNVLGVDTFNESLLTVFPNPVSNGQLTLNLVNGNLRDANIEIYNMLGQKVLSENVSTSTQQTTINTSKLNSGVYIVNATIAGNTISKRIIIK, encoded by the coding sequence ATGAAAACAATTTTACAAAAACACAATTTAATTTTAGCTCTTATTGTTTGCTTTGGAGCTACAATTAGTTCATTTGGGCAGTCTAATGTATATACCATAAATTATGGAACTACTGGAGGTTTTAACCATAATAATGCTAATCCTCCTGCATCAGGACCTCAAACTTTTAGTGGTTCTAATTATGTGCTAGGTTATGATACAACACCAGTAACTGATTCAAGTGATAATTTTTTCGAATCGGATGGCACACAAATTGTCTGTCGAGACTTTGGAGGAGCGGCCTATTTTTATACCGACAATATAGATGTTACCGGGTTTATCGATGTAACAATTCAGGGTATAGCAGAGACAGTCGGGTCAAGTGTATTTAATGGAACTGGCGAACAATTTCAGTGGTCTTATACGTTGGATAATGGTGCGCCTGTAAATGGACCGGCATTGACCGCTGATGGTAGTCTTAATAGTCCAAATACTTGGCAAAATATCGATGTTAGTTCAGTATCTACATTAGTAATAAGATTTGACTTTAATATCAACGGTGGTGGTGATGGTTTTGATTTTACTCAACTAATGGTTACAGGCACACCGTCAACACCAGCAGCAGATTATGTTTATGTAGATGATACTACAGGTTGGGTGCCAAACGATCCTAGTGATGCAGGTAATCCTAGTGATGCCTCAAATAGTGTTTTAGTACAAGCTGGTACGGCAACTACAGCTGGAGATTTTTCAGCAGATACTGTAACAATAGATTCTGGAGCTACATTAAATGCTCAAGGTATTACAGTTGTAACTGGTATTACCAATAGTGGATCGGTTACAATTTCTGGAGTTTTGGTGGCACCAAGTGCAACAATTATTACAGGAAATGATTTTACCTTTAAAAACACAAGCATGTCTACAGGTGTTATTGGTTTAACCAATGCGGCAACATTTACAGGTAATGTAACTGTTGAGCGTTTTATACCTCAAAGTAATAGAGCATATCGTCTTTTAGCTTCTCCACTTAAAAATACAGGGACAATAAATACTAATTGGCAAGAAGCTCAACCTATAACGGATAATGGCTTTGGTATACATATTACGGGTACTGGTGGCGCTTCAAATGGATTTGATGCAACGTCTTTAAATAATCCATCTATGTATATTGTAAATGAGCAAGCAGCTCCTGCAGCTTATGTAGCTGTAACATCTACAACTATGGGAGATGGTTCAGCTGAAGAAGATGGTGTTTTAAAACACGGTATTGGTTACTTAACTCTTGTAAGAGGTAACCGTTCAACAGACCTTACAAATAATGATGCTACTGTAAGTGATGTAACATTAAGAACAACTGGAGTTGTGCATACCGGTGATTATGTTGTAACTGCCAGCAACCTAAACCCAGATCCAGATGGGTCTATTTTAGTTGGGAACCCTTACCAAGCTCCTGTAGATATGGATGCTGTTTTAAATAATCCTGGAACTACAGACATACAAACTGATGCTTATCACGTATATGATCCTACATTAGGTGATAATGGTGCTTTTGTAACTGTAACATTTGGTAATGTAATAGCTAATGATATAAATTCATTGTCATTTCCATTAACAGATACAGATGCTATGGCTTCAAACTCATCTGCTAATAGATTTTTACAACCAGGACAATCTGCATTTGTAAATACAGATACTCCTCTTGTTGGTTCTCCAACTCCAGCAATGACATTTACTGAGGTAAATAAAGTAACAGATGAAGTTAATACAGATATCTTTTTTACAAGTAATACAACTAGTGATAAATTTATAAGTATCGCATTATATGATTTAGAAGCTTTTACAAATAATGAGACACCAAGAGATGGTTCATTAATTAGATTTAATGATAATTATAATTCTTCTTTTGATAATTTAGATGCTTCAAAAGCTGGTAATCTTGATGAAAATTTAGGGACTTTATCTGAAGGAAATTTATTAAGCATAGATAGCAGAGCTTTACCTGTTGAAGGAGATGAGATTTCTTTATCTATTTCAAACTACAAGAAGACAGATTATACACTACAGTTTAGAATAAGTGATTTTGAAAACACAACAGCTTATTTAGTTGATAATTATTTAGGTACACAAACAATGCTAACTAATAGTAATGAAACATTGGTTCAGTTTTCTGTAGATAGTGACGAGCCACAAAGTTTATCTGATGATAGATTTGAAATTATTTTTACTCAAAATGTTTTAGGAGTAGATACTTTTAATGAGTCTCTATTAACTGTTTTTCCTAATCCAGTTTCTAATGGGCAATTAACATTAAACTTAGTAAATGGAAATTTAAGAGATGCTAATATTGAAATTTACAATATGTTAGGTCAGAAGGTGTTATCTGAAAATGTATCAACATCTACTCAACAAACTACTATTAATACTAGTAAATTAAATAGTGGTGTGTATATTGTAAACGCTACAATAGCAGGAAATACAATCTCAAAAAGAATTATAATAAAATAA
- a CDS encoding TolB family protein: MRFVVILFFIIHHLANAQPNTDVYFLNTETRNLVNISDNKGYDNQPSFISDSLVLFAKSRQQQTDIILYNINSKASKWISHTTQGSEFSPVQIPNTKNIATVRLDTTGLQRLYSYNTTTNKTTLVNDSLKIGYHAWNNEHELITYVLGNPSILVYINLKDQTQKQIVDNIGRSLQKIPNSNLMSYTSINTDGIHEVYQLDIEDDFSSYYVCDLPIGVQDYTWLSRDVLAIGSASSLFTYDTFVDEDWQRWISLKDHNISNITRLAVSPNGTLIAIVAEETYKDKN; the protein is encoded by the coding sequence ATGCGTTTTGTCGTAATCCTATTTTTTATAATTCACCACTTAGCTAACGCACAACCTAATACTGATGTCTATTTTTTAAATACCGAGACTAGAAATTTGGTAAACATTTCAGACAACAAAGGCTATGATAATCAACCTTCATTTATATCAGACAGTTTGGTTTTGTTTGCTAAATCTAGACAGCAACAGACTGACATTATCTTATATAATATAAATTCTAAAGCTTCTAAATGGATATCTCATACAACTCAAGGCTCTGAATTTTCTCCTGTACAAATACCAAACACTAAAAACATTGCAACTGTAAGACTAGATACTACAGGTTTACAACGTCTTTATAGTTATAATACAACTACAAACAAAACAACTCTTGTAAATGATTCTTTAAAAATAGGATATCACGCTTGGAACAATGAACACGAATTAATCACCTATGTATTAGGCAATCCTTCAATTTTAGTATATATCAACTTAAAAGATCAAACTCAAAAACAGATAGTCGACAATATTGGGAGATCTCTTCAAAAAATCCCCAATTCTAATTTAATGAGCTATACCTCCATAAATACAGACGGTATTCATGAAGTTTATCAGTTAGATATAGAAGATGATTTTAGTAGCTACTATGTCTGCGATCTTCCTATCGGAGTACAAGATTATACTTGGTTAAGCCGAGATGTACTCGCCATTGGCAGTGCTTCTTCCCTATTTACTTATGATACGTTTGTAGATGAAGATTGGCAAAGATGGATCTCTTTAAAAGATCATAATATTTCAAACATTACAAGACTAGCAGTTTCTCCTAATGGAACATTAATAGCTATTGTAGCTGAAGAAACATATAAAGACAAAAATTAA
- a CDS encoding sugar transferase produces the protein MYQKLIKPSLDVFTASLAFVLAFPIFLILVLVLAIVNQGSPFFYQLRPGKHGQIFKIIKFKTMRDDTDSKGRLLSDAERLTSFGKIVRKTSLDEIPQLLNVIKGDMSIVGPRPLLPAYLKLYSEEQHKRHIVKPGITGWAQVNGRNAISYTEKFKFDVWYVNNISFSLDIKIILKTVEKVFKGSDINAANQATTAPFDGTN, from the coding sequence ATGTATCAAAAACTTATTAAACCATCGTTAGATGTATTTACTGCATCACTAGCTTTTGTACTTGCTTTTCCAATATTTTTAATCTTAGTATTAGTATTGGCAATAGTAAATCAAGGTTCTCCATTCTTTTATCAATTACGGCCAGGAAAGCATGGTCAAATTTTTAAGATAATAAAGTTTAAGACTATGCGTGATGACACCGACTCAAAAGGAAGGTTGTTGTCTGATGCAGAACGGTTAACAAGTTTTGGGAAAATTGTAAGAAAGACCTCTTTAGATGAAATTCCACAACTATTAAATGTAATAAAGGGAGATATGAGTATTGTTGGTCCGAGACCATTATTACCAGCATATTTAAAACTTTATTCAGAAGAACAACATAAGCGACATATAGTAAAACCAGGCATTACAGGATGGGCTCAAGTAAATGGCAGAAATGCTATTAGTTATACTGAAAAATTTAAATTTGATGTTTGGTATGTTAATAACATAAGCTTTAGTCTCGATATTAAAATTATCCTTAAAACAGTAGAGAAAGTGTTTAAAGGATCAGATATAAATGCTGCTAACCAAGCCACAACCGCTCCATTTGATGGCACAAACTAA
- a CDS encoding vWA domain-containing protein, translated as MLDVSGSMNSSNKLPLLKSALKILVDELNVNDKVSLVVYAGAAGLVLPPTSGANKETILNAIENLSAGGSTAGGQGIKLAYKIAEENFIKGGNNRIILATDGDFNVGASSDRAMKDLVKDQRDNGVFLTCLGFGMGNYKDSKLETLAQNGNGNHAYIDTMQEAQKILGTEFFGTIYTIAKDVKIQVEFNPQLVKAYRLIGYENRLLANEDFKNDKKDAGDLGSGHNVTALYEIIPVDTESKYISEENALDPLKYTTSTTSQHQYELATVKLRYKKPNEDFSKVMLASVLNKPIHINEASEDFKFMSAVALFGMQLKQSEYIELKDKKTVIALAEQGLHNDPEGYRSEFVRLVKSYRK; from the coding sequence CTGTTAGATGTTTCTGGCTCTATGAATTCATCTAACAAACTACCATTGCTTAAATCTGCACTAAAGATATTGGTTGATGAACTTAATGTTAATGATAAAGTTAGCCTAGTAGTTTATGCTGGTGCAGCTGGCTTAGTCTTGCCTCCAACTTCTGGAGCAAATAAAGAGACCATCCTAAATGCAATAGAAAATCTATCTGCTGGAGGTTCTACGGCTGGTGGTCAAGGTATAAAACTTGCTTATAAGATTGCTGAAGAGAATTTTATTAAAGGCGGAAACAACAGAATTATATTAGCCACAGACGGTGACTTTAATGTTGGAGCCTCAAGTGATAGAGCTATGAAAGACCTTGTGAAAGACCAAAGAGATAATGGCGTATTTCTAACTTGCCTAGGTTTTGGAATGGGTAATTATAAAGATTCTAAGCTAGAAACCTTGGCGCAAAACGGTAACGGAAACCATGCGTATATAGACACCATGCAAGAGGCTCAAAAAATATTGGGAACAGAATTTTTTGGTACTATTTATACAATAGCCAAAGACGTTAAAATACAGGTAGAATTTAATCCGCAACTAGTAAAAGCTTACAGACTTATAGGATATGAAAATAGGTTGTTAGCTAATGAAGATTTTAAAAATGATAAAAAAGATGCGGGAGACTTAGGAAGTGGTCATAACGTTACCGCACTTTATGAAATAATTCCTGTTGACACAGAAAGTAAATATATTAGCGAAGAAAACGCTTTAGATCCTTTAAAATATACTACTTCAACTACGTCTCAACATCAATATGAACTAGCTACAGTAAAGTTACGTTACAAAAAACCAAATGAAGATTTTAGCAAAGTGATGCTTGCATCTGTACTTAATAAGCCAATACATATAAATGAAGCTTCAGAAGACTTTAAGTTTATGTCTGCAGTAGCATTGTTTGGAATGCAGTTAAAGCAATCTGAATATATTGAACTTAAGGATAAAAAGACAGTTATAGCTTTAGCAGAACAAGGGTTACATAATGATCCTGAAGGTTATAGATCAGAATTTGTGAGGCTTGTAAAAAGTTATAGAAAGTAG
- a CDS encoding PID-CTERM protein-sorting domain-containing protein, translating to MLRKLMTPKNLLIVAFMVLILCSNDMYAQLGLPNDGEVLDEPEAPIDGFISIALAIGAYFGVKKLRKS from the coding sequence ATGTTACGTAAATTAATGACCCCTAAAAACTTACTAATTGTTGCCTTCATGGTATTAATACTATGTAGTAATGATATGTATGCTCAATTAGGTCTCCCAAATGATGGTGAGGTATTAGATGAGCCAGAAGCACCTATAGATGGATTTATCTCTATAGCTTTAGCAATAGGCGCTTATTTTGGTGTTAAAAAGTTAAGAAAAAGCTAA
- a CDS encoding polysaccharide biosynthesis protein, whose amino-acid sequence MKQAFRIIMSYSENKINVRNIKYLPRWVVLIIDTLLICISLIVSIIILNRIRISPLDVLEYSIQASIVISVNVIFFFLYKTYSGLIRHSSMMDALKLFLASMSTTVVCLMLNVFYQGTYGDKIFITTGLIMYSFISFSILFLFRIAIKQLYEFFKIAQREEDLIDVAILGIDENAISIAAALEMEHPKRFLVKGFVSRNNFKRQLRILEKPVVRVKESILPSLRILNVKAIIITSAIDPKEKQQIVDECLENDIKMYSSPILSNFEEGNSPQIQKLQIEDLLEREPIVLNKKNKEHQLKNRTVLVTGGAGSIGSEIVRQVAEYKPKMLLVLDQAESPLHQIQLEINEHFPNLKYKCIICDVTNNVRLQSVFDEFDIDVIYHAAAYKHVPLMENNPHEAILTNILGTKQVADLAAKFKVGHFVMVSTDKAVNPSNVMGASKRASEMYVQSLNYNLQLKDRCATKFITTRFGNVLGSNGSVVPLFKKQIEEGGPVTITHPDIIRYFMTIPEACQLVLEAGAMGKGGEIFIFDMGKPVKIMDLAKKMIKLAGFIPNKDIHIKITGLRPGEKLYEELLSDEAKTLPTHHEKIMITKDRNDNYEFISSSIDSVINSANNHNNVRVVHKLKKMIPEFKSKNSSYESLDAEVSFNEIINEDTVKIKKL is encoded by the coding sequence TTGAAACAGGCATTTCGAATCATTATGTCTTATAGTGAAAATAAGATTAATGTTCGTAATATTAAATATCTTCCAAGATGGGTTGTATTAATAATTGATACATTACTTATTTGTATTTCTTTAATTGTATCAATAATAATACTTAATAGAATTAGAATAAGTCCTTTGGATGTTTTAGAATATTCCATTCAAGCATCTATTGTAATTTCTGTTAATGTAATCTTCTTCTTTTTATATAAAACATACTCAGGACTTATAAGACACTCTTCAATGATGGATGCATTAAAGCTGTTTTTAGCTTCAATGAGTACCACAGTTGTATGCCTTATGTTAAATGTATTTTATCAAGGCACTTATGGTGATAAGATTTTTATTACTACCGGTCTTATAATGTATTCATTTATATCATTTTCGATTTTATTTTTATTTAGGATAGCAATTAAACAACTCTATGAGTTTTTTAAGATAGCACAACGTGAAGAAGACCTAATTGATGTAGCAATTCTCGGAATAGATGAAAATGCAATATCTATTGCTGCAGCATTAGAAATGGAGCACCCTAAACGTTTTCTAGTAAAGGGATTTGTGTCTAGAAATAACTTTAAAAGACAGTTAAGAATATTAGAAAAGCCTGTTGTTAGAGTAAAGGAGTCTATTTTACCATCATTAAGAATATTAAATGTAAAGGCTATAATAATTACTTCTGCTATAGACCCAAAAGAAAAGCAGCAAATAGTAGATGAGTGTTTAGAGAATGACATTAAGATGTATAGTTCTCCAATCTTATCAAATTTTGAGGAAGGTAATTCTCCACAAATACAAAAGCTGCAAATTGAGGATTTATTAGAAAGAGAGCCTATTGTATTAAATAAAAAAAATAAAGAACATCAATTAAAAAATAGAACTGTCTTAGTAACTGGTGGAGCAGGATCTATAGGTAGTGAAATTGTTAGGCAAGTAGCAGAATACAAACCTAAGATGTTATTAGTATTAGATCAAGCAGAATCTCCTTTGCATCAAATACAACTGGAGATAAATGAGCACTTTCCTAACCTTAAGTACAAATGTATAATTTGTGATGTTACTAACAACGTTCGCTTGCAAAGTGTTTTTGATGAGTTTGATATTGATGTTATTTATCACGCAGCGGCATATAAACATGTGCCACTTATGGAGAACAACCCTCATGAAGCTATTTTAACAAACATTCTTGGAACAAAACAAGTTGCAGATTTAGCTGCAAAGTTTAAAGTAGGTCACTTTGTAATGGTATCTACAGATAAAGCAGTAAACCCTAGTAATGTTATGGGAGCTTCTAAAAGAGCTTCAGAAATGTATGTGCAATCTCTAAATTATAACTTACAACTGAAAGATAGATGTGCTACAAAATTTATAACTACAAGATTTGGTAATGTTTTAGGATCTAATGGATCTGTTGTCCCTTTATTTAAAAAACAAATTGAAGAAGGCGGACCAGTTACCATCACACATCCAGATATAATTAGATATTTTATGACAATCCCAGAAGCCTGTCAATTAGTTTTGGAAGCTGGTGCTATGGGTAAAGGTGGTGAGATATTTATTTTTGATATGGGTAAACCTGTCAAGATTATGGATTTAGCCAAGAAAATGATAAAGTTGGCTGGATTTATACCAAACAAGGATATACATATTAAAATAACTGGATTAAGGCCAGGAGAAAAGTTATACGAAGAACTGCTATCAGATGAAGCTAAAACTCTACCTACACATCATGAAAAAATTATGATTACTAAAGATAGAAATGATAACTATGAGTTTATCTCAAGCAGTATAGATAGCGTTATTAATTCTGCAAATAATCATAATAATGTGCGTGTGGTTCACAAGCTTAAAAAAATGATTCCAGAATTTAAAAGTAAGAATTCATCTTATGAGTCATTAGATGCAGAGGTGTCGTTTAACGAGATAATAAATGAGGATACCGTTAAAATAAAAAAGCTTTAA
- a CDS encoding SDR family oxidoreductase, whose amino-acid sequence MANSTQNVVLITGASSGIGKSIGEYLHLQGYKVYGTSRSPKQDHLNGIHFLSLDVTKPESIKEAVAKLIAIEGQLDVLINNAGKGITGPLEETPDEEVQAAFDTNYFGVLRVIKAVLPQMRKQRSGTIINITSIAGYMGLPYRGIYSATKSALEITTEAYRMELKEFGIKMTNIAPGDFATNIAAGRFHAPVIKGSAYEKNYGRTLAIMDEHVDHGEDPIKMAKKVHSVILTEHPTIHYRVGAFMQRISVALKHILPDKLFEKMLLNHYKL is encoded by the coding sequence ATGGCAAACTCTACTCAAAACGTTGTGCTAATTACTGGAGCATCATCTGGAATTGGTAAATCTATAGGTGAATATCTTCATCTTCAAGGTTATAAAGTATACGGAACTTCTAGATCTCCTAAGCAAGACCATTTAAATGGTATTCATTTTTTATCTTTAGACGTTACGAAACCTGAAAGTATAAAAGAAGCTGTAGCTAAATTAATAGCTATTGAAGGCCAGCTAGATGTTCTTATTAATAATGCAGGAAAAGGCATAACAGGACCTTTAGAAGAAACACCAGATGAAGAAGTGCAAGCTGCTTTTGATACCAACTATTTTGGAGTACTTCGTGTAATTAAGGCAGTTTTACCGCAAATGCGTAAACAACGAAGTGGCACAATAATTAATATAACATCTATTGCAGGTTATATGGGCTTGCCGTATCGAGGAATTTATTCTGCAACTAAAAGTGCATTAGAAATTACGACAGAAGCCTACCGTATGGAGCTAAAAGAGTTTGGTATTAAGATGACCAATATAGCACCTGGAGATTTTGCAACTAACATTGCTGCAGGACGTTTTCACGCGCCAGTAATAAAAGGGTCTGCCTACGAAAAAAACTACGGAAGAACACTTGCAATAATGGATGAACATGTAGATCACGGTGAAGATCCTATAAAAATGGCTAAAAAAGTTCATAGTGTTATCTTAACAGAGCATCCCACAATTCATTATAGGGTTGGTGCATTTATGCAGCGTATTTCTGTAGCTTTAAAACATATTTTACCAGATAAACTATTTGAAAAAATGCTTCTAAATCATTATAAATTGTAA
- a CDS encoding von Willebrand factor type A domain-containing protein, with protein MKLLFKTILFVLISFSLQAQNSMINGIVSDEAGLPLPGATIIVKGTSNGTQSDFDGKFKIKAEEGNILVFTYVGFTTKNIKVTPKDFKDTLMVSLKNGAQLDEVVVTGLKGKVSGLNITSRNKVRKRNVRIHLRGNRSIPVSQRNQRQVREQESYALVEENTFKTASVSPLSTFSIDVDRASYSNIRRMINNSQPIPVDAVKVEEMINYFSYNYPEPKTNDPFSEYTELVQSPWNTNTSILRIG; from the coding sequence ATGAAACTATTATTTAAAACTATACTGTTTGTATTAATTAGCTTTTCTCTGCAAGCACAAAACTCAATGATTAATGGCATTGTATCAGATGAAGCTGGCTTACCGTTGCCAGGTGCAACTATAATTGTAAAAGGCACAAGCAATGGTACTCAATCTGATTTTGATGGTAAATTTAAAATTAAGGCTGAAGAAGGAAACATTCTTGTATTTACATATGTTGGTTTTACAACCAAGAATATAAAGGTTACCCCAAAAGATTTTAAAGACACATTAATGGTTTCTCTTAAAAATGGAGCTCAATTAGATGAAGTTGTTGTGACTGGTTTAAAAGGGAAAGTGTCTGGTTTAAATATAACTAGTAGAAATAAAGTAAGAAAAAGAAATGTTAGAATTCATCTTAGAGGTAACCGTAGTATACCAGTTTCACAAAGAAATCAGCGTCAAGTTAGAGAGCAAGAATCTTATGCGTTAGTTGAAGAGAATACTTTTAAAACAGCATCTGTTTCACCACTTTCTACATTTTCAATAGATGTAGATCGTGCTAGTTATAGCAACATAAGACGTATGATAAACAATAGTCAACCTATTCCTGTTGATGCAGTTAAGGTAGAAGAAATGATCAATTACTTTTCATATAATTATCCAGAGCCAAAAACTAATGATCCGTTTTCTGAATACACAGAGTTGGTACAGTCACCTTGGAACACCAATACGTCCATTTTAAGAATAGGATAA
- the fsa gene encoding fructose-6-phosphate aldolase, which yields MKFFIDTANLDQIKEAQDLGVLDGVTTNPSLMAKEGITGAENIKNHYVKICEIVDGDVSAEVISTDYEGIIKEGEELAKLHDQIIVKVPMIKDGVKAIKYFSDNGIKTNCTLVFSAGQALLAAKAGATYVSPFIGRLDDISTDGLNLIAEIRLIYDNYGFDTQILAASVRHTMHVIDCAKIGADVMTGPLSSIEGLLKHPLTDIGLEKFLADFKKGN from the coding sequence ATGAAGTTTTTTATAGATACAGCAAATTTAGACCAAATTAAAGAAGCACAAGACCTTGGTGTTTTAGATGGCGTAACAACAAACCCATCACTAATGGCTAAAGAAGGTATTACTGGAGCTGAAAACATAAAAAACCATTATGTAAAAATTTGTGAGATTGTAGATGGCGATGTCTCTGCTGAAGTAATTTCTACAGATTATGAAGGTATTATAAAGGAAGGTGAAGAGCTAGCTAAATTACACGACCAAATTATAGTTAAGGTTCCTATGATAAAAGATGGTGTAAAAGCAATTAAGTATTTTAGTGATAATGGTATTAAAACCAATTGTACATTAGTATTTTCTGCCGGTCAAGCATTACTGGCAGCTAAAGCTGGCGCTACGTATGTATCTCCGTTTATTGGTCGTTTAGATGATATCTCAACAGATGGCTTAAATCTTATTGCCGAAATAAGATTAATTTATGACAATTACGGATTTGATACTCAAATTCTAGCAGCATCTGTAAGACATACAATGCACGTGATTGATTGTGCTAAAATAGGTGCAGATGTTATGACAGGACCTTTATCTTCTATAGAAGGATTGTTAAAACATCCATTAACCGACATAGGTTTAGAAAAGTTTTTAGCAGACTTCAAAAAAGGAAATTAA
- a CDS encoding aminotransferase class I/II-fold pyridoxal phosphate-dependent enzyme, producing the protein MNSKIWLSSPHMGGNELSYINEAFDANWIAPLGPNVNNFEESIKTYLGNGVEVAALSSGTAALHLALILLGVSKDDEVICQSFTFAASANPIIYQGATPVFVDSEPDTWNICPKHLKLAIEDRIKKGKKPKAIIAVHLYGMPYKADALNEISKEYNIPIIEDSAEALGSTYKNKNCGTLGDISILSFNGNKIITTSGGGALVSKLPVHKEKAVFLATQARDQAPHYQHTQIGYNYRMSNISAGIGRGQMEVLDDHVNLRRRMNSFYKDLFSSIDDVTVFEEPNSDYYSNHWLSAIIVNETNGKSREGLRVYLETLNIESRPLWKPMHMQPVFSNAPFYGTNVAENLFKYGLCLPSGSNLGEHEISRIKEGILNYFQ; encoded by the coding sequence ATGAATTCTAAAATTTGGTTATCCTCACCTCATATGGGAGGCAATGAACTCTCTTACATAAATGAAGCATTCGATGCAAATTGGATAGCTCCATTAGGTCCTAACGTTAATAATTTTGAAGAAAGTATCAAAACATACTTAGGAAATGGAGTAGAGGTAGCCGCATTAAGTTCCGGAACTGCCGCACTTCACTTAGCTCTTATTTTACTTGGCGTAAGCAAAGATGATGAAGTAATTTGCCAAAGTTTCACATTTGCAGCCTCTGCGAATCCTATTATTTATCAAGGAGCCACACCAGTATTTGTAGATAGTGAACCTGATACTTGGAATATTTGTCCAAAGCATTTAAAACTAGCTATTGAAGACAGAATAAAAAAAGGAAAAAAGCCTAAGGCAATAATAGCTGTTCACTTATATGGTATGCCTTACAAAGCAGATGCTTTAAATGAAATTTCAAAAGAATATAATATTCCTATAATAGAAGATAGCGCAGAAGCTTTAGGAAGTACTTATAAAAATAAAAATTGTGGAACCTTAGGTGATATTTCTATTTTGTCTTTTAATGGAAATAAAATTATTACAACTTCTGGTGGTGGTGCATTAGTTTCAAAACTACCGGTACATAAAGAAAAGGCAGTTTTCTTGGCAACACAAGCTAGAGATCAAGCTCCACATTATCAGCATACACAAATTGGGTATAATTACAGAATGAGTAACATTAGTGCTGGAATTGGTAGAGGTCAAATGGAAGTATTAGATGATCATGTAAACCTAAGGCGACGTATGAATTCGTTTTACAAAGACTTATTTTCTTCGATTGATGATGTAACAGTTTTTGAAGAACCTAATTCAGATTATTACTCTAATCATTGGTTATCTGCAATTATTGTAAATGAAACCAATGGAAAGTCAAGAGAAGGTTTAAGAGTATATTTAGAAACATTAAATATAGAAAGTAGACCTTTATGGAAACCAATGCATATGCAACCAGTGTTCTCAAATGCACCATTTTACGGTACAAACGTAGCGGAGAATTTATTTAAATATGGTTTATGTTTACCATCTGGATCAAATTTAGGAGAACACGAAATTAGTAGAATTAAGGAAGGTATATTAAATTATTTTCAATAA